In a genomic window of Candidatus Chazhemtobacterium aquaticus:
- a CDS encoding glycosyltransferase family 2 protein codes for MIKPKSNQQPIFSIIIPSLNEETALPRLLEDLTQQTNQKFEVIHVDGQSEDNTCKLAQKFASKLPSFKQIISPIRHVSHQRNLGAKVATGTYLLFLDADSQIPPYFLEGISYQIHRQPVDLFTTWLKADSDRTADKAIVTSINLSLDISNSLDAPFALGTIIGASPKAFKKIGGFREDVKFAEDEDFIRTGHKLNLSFAIYRHPRLIMDLRRFRHEGSLTTLQQIATKRLSIITSKSHQILKPRDYAMGGHVFRDNSAGKTAFIRLDNVIRQFARKPKLKQTLKDLITFQELEDPNQ; via the coding sequence ATGATCAAACCAAAATCCAATCAACAACCAATCTTCTCAATCATTATTCCTTCGCTCAACGAAGAAACAGCCCTCCCTCGTCTTCTCGAAGATTTAACCCAACAAACTAATCAAAAGTTTGAAGTTATTCACGTCGATGGACAATCAGAAGACAATACATGCAAACTTGCCCAAAAATTTGCCTCAAAATTACCCTCATTCAAACAGATCATCTCCCCTATTCGCCACGTCAGCCATCAAAGAAACTTAGGAGCCAAAGTCGCCACTGGCACTTACCTTCTTTTCCTTGACGCCGATAGTCAAATCCCTCCCTATTTCCTCGAAGGCATTTCCTACCAAATCCACCGCCAACCAGTTGACCTCTTTACCACTTGGCTTAAAGCCGACAGTGATCGAACCGCTGATAAAGCCATTGTCACCTCAATTAATCTAAGCCTTGATATCTCCAACTCTCTCGACGCACCCTTTGCCCTTGGCACTATTATCGGAGCCTCTCCCAAAGCTTTTAAAAAAATTGGCGGCTTCCGAGAAGATGTCAAATTTGCCGAAGATGAAGACTTCATCAGAACCGGACATAAACTCAACCTCTCCTTCGCTATCTACCGTCATCCCAGACTAATCATGGATCTACGCCGCTTCCGCCACGAAGGCAGCCTTACAACACTTCAACAAATCGCCACTAAAAGACTCTCAATTATTACCTCCAAGTCGCACCAAATCCTAAAACCTCGAGACTACGCTATGGGGGGGCACGTATTTAGGGATAACTCCGCAGGCAAAACCGCCTTCATCCGCCTAGACAATGTCATTCGCCAGTTCGCCAGGAAACCAAAACTCAAACAAACCCTCAAGGATCTTATCACCTTCCAAGAACTCGAAGATCCTAACCAATAA